The genomic window AAAATCGCGGCGAGGGTCGCCGTCCAGGTCGTCTTCAGCACCGAGCGTCTCCGGAAAAGGTCTGGCGGCAAGGCGGTTGCGTTCGTCGGAGAGGTGTCGCCATCATGGGCCGTGGGGGCGGTCTCTGCAAGGCTTTCGCAAGGGGAGTTCGTCATGGCTGGGAACGGTTCCATGGGGCCAGTCATCATCCTCGTCGGGTTCGGAGTGATCCTGCTGGGTCTGGTGGTCTGGTCCGGAGCCCTCTCCTGGTTCGGAAGGCTGCCCGGCGATATTCGGATCGAGCGGCCTGGGGTGAGCGTCTTTGCCCCGATCACGTCGATGATCGTGGTCTCCCTCGTGCTCTCGGCGGTGTTGGCGGCCTATCGGTGGTTCTCGGGGTCGTAGGGTTTCGGGATCGATTCGCGCGGCGGCGCTTGAGGAAATCGTTATAATCCGGAAAATCGGTCAAGGCTGCCGGCCTTTGCCGTGGGAACAGAGAAGGTTCAGGGAGATCCCTTTGATGCGCAGGATCGTGCTTGCCAGCTTCGCGGTCGCCACGGCGGCCCTCGGATGGAACCTCGCTGCGGACCGGGCCTCGGCGCAGCAGGCGGCCCCGGGAGAGCCCAAGGTCGCCATGCCGTCGGTGACGAACCCGACGGAGGTCATCGCCACGGTCACCGACAAGGGCGTGACCGACAACATCACCAAGGGCGAGGTCTTCAACGTCGTCACCCGCTACCCGATCCCGCCGACCGAGGATCGCGAGCTGGTCTATCGCGACGCCGTCGACACCCTGGTGAACACGAAGCTGGTCACCCAGTTCCTCACTCGCCAGAAGATCGTCGTCAAGCCGGAGCAGGTGCAGGAGGAGATCGCCAAGCTGGAGCAGGGGCTCAAGGCTGAAGGCAAGGACCTGGCGACCTCGCTGCTGGAGAACGGCTTCTCGCTTGACGAGATCAAGAAGGAGATGACCGACCGCCTGCGCTGGATCGAGTTCGTGAAGGCCAAGGCCACCGACGCCGAGCTGAAAAAGTTCCTGGCCGAGCACCACGACCTCTTCGCCGGCACCCAGGTCCGCGCCAGCCACATCCTGCTGAAGACCGAGCCCAACGCAACGCCGGCCGACAAGGAGAAGGTCAAGGCGCAGCTCCTGGGCATCAAGAAGCAGATCGACGCCGGCCAGATCAAGTTCGCCGACGCCGCCAACAAGTTCTCGCAGGACCCGGCCAACCAGGGCGGAGCCGGCGGCGACCTGGACTATTTCAACCTCAACAGCGGCTTCATCCCCGAGTTCACCGACGTCGCCTTCAAGCTCAAGAAGGGGCAGGTCTCCGACCCGGTCGAGACGCCGTTCGGCTTCCACCTGATCCAGGTGACCGACCGCAAGGAAGGCAAGGCCCCCGACTTCGAGCAGGTCAAGCCGTACGTCACCTCGGCCTACGCCGCCGAACTTCAGCGGACCCTGCTGACCGAGGCCCGCAAGTCGGCCAAGATCGACGTCAAGCCGATGCCCAAGGACCTCTTCCCGAACGTCCCCGTGCCGGTCGCCCCTGCCGGCGCCGCCCCGGCCGCCAAGGCCGCCGAGCCGAAGGCCGCCGCCCCCAAGCCGTGAGCCCGACCCTCGCCGTCCTCCCCTCAACCCCGAGGGGAGGCGGCCCGCCGTCGGCGGGTTCGATTGCAATCCCCAGCGACCGAACCCGTCGGACGCAAAGCCAACCCCGTGAAGGCTTTCACGTCGCATTTCCGCCTTCCGGCCATGGCTTCGTTCGATCATCTTCGCTCGGCGTCTCACGGTATCCCACCGGAGGAAACGTCGTTCGAGCCAACGCGCCCAGTCTCGTAGGAGACAACCGGCGCGTGACGGCCTTGCCGTCTTCTTCGGGTCCGTTCGCCGGGACCGACGACCGAAGCCATCGAACGCAAACCACTCCCGGAAATGGACTTGGGGCCCCCTTTCGGCGTCCTG from Paludisphaera rhizosphaerae includes these protein-coding regions:
- a CDS encoding DUF2905 domain-containing protein, producing the protein MGPVIILVGFGVILLGLVVWSGALSWFGRLPGDIRIERPGVSVFAPITSMIVVSLVLSAVLAAYRWFSGS
- a CDS encoding peptidylprolyl isomerase, translating into MRRIVLASFAVATAALGWNLAADRASAQQAAPGEPKVAMPSVTNPTEVIATVTDKGVTDNITKGEVFNVVTRYPIPPTEDRELVYRDAVDTLVNTKLVTQFLTRQKIVVKPEQVQEEIAKLEQGLKAEGKDLATSLLENGFSLDEIKKEMTDRLRWIEFVKAKATDAELKKFLAEHHDLFAGTQVRASHILLKTEPNATPADKEKVKAQLLGIKKQIDAGQIKFADAANKFSQDPANQGGAGGDLDYFNLNSGFIPEFTDVAFKLKKGQVSDPVETPFGFHLIQVTDRKEGKAPDFEQVKPYVTSAYAAELQRTLLTEARKSAKIDVKPMPKDLFPNVPVPVAPAGAAPAAKAAEPKAAAPKP